Proteins encoded within one genomic window of Methanothrix harundinacea 6Ac:
- a CDS encoding right-handed parallel beta-helix repeat-containing protein, producing the protein MFEDWIRAGSGQKLLSAVILAALSIASAQGAAITVGPEGCDYGSIQGAVEAADPGDTITVEGGTYKENVIVDKSLVLRGKGSGEGRPVIDGNGVGSAVLLAADRITLEGFIVKNAGFGKAGIEVKSDKNFIRNNLVTANRWYGISLSDSQENVITGNVVSSNKYGIWISSGSSSSTIAQNQLEKNANGNAVDAGRNGWEGNAYDDLEEGETRYRIAGGSNVDESPKPLAPGSGNDEPKTSTITVTITIPTPVITS; encoded by the coding sequence ATGTTTGAAGATTGGATCAGGGCCGGGTCTGGGCAGAAGCTCCTTTCTGCTGTAATCCTGGCGGCGTTATCAATAGCTTCGGCTCAGGGTGCCGCCATCACCGTCGGCCCCGAGGGGTGCGACTATGGCAGCATCCAGGGGGCGGTAGAGGCAGCAGATCCGGGGGACACCATCACCGTCGAGGGCGGGACGTATAAGGAGAACGTCATCGTCGACAAAAGCCTCGTCCTCCGGGGGAAGGGGTCAGGGGAAGGAAGGCCGGTAATCGACGGAAATGGGGTAGGTAGCGCCGTACTCCTCGCCGCCGACCGGATCACCCTGGAGGGTTTCATCGTCAAAAACGCCGGCTTCGGCAAGGCGGGGATCGAGGTGAAGTCCGATAAGAACTTCATAAGAAATAACCTCGTCACTGCCAACCGATGGTACGGGATATCCCTATCTGATTCCCAAGAGAACGTCATAACCGGAAATGTCGTCAGCAGCAATAAGTACGGGATCTGGATCTCCTCGGGGTCTAGCAGCAGCACGATAGCCCAAAACCAGCTCGAGAAGAACGCCAACGGCAACGCTGTAGACGCCGGAAGAAATGGCTGGGAGGGGAACGCCTACGACGACCTGGAGGAGGGGGAGACGAGATACAGGATAGCCGGAGGATCGAACGTCGACGAGAGCCCCAAGCCTCTAGCACCAGGATCGGGGAACGATGAGCCCAAGACCTCGACGATAACGGTGACCATCACCATACCGACTCCAGTCATTACCTCCTAG